A single genomic interval of Terriglobus albidus harbors:
- a CDS encoding lytic transglycosylase domain-containing protein codes for MRSSASMPTRFGKVLLGLACTPVVFLTGCPQQQPVKAPTPQAPPTITATPVQQPAASQVPDYAARAQATRVQQLITQVDRSYNSGLQNYRAGRLDAARMDFDASVDMMLTSGLDIRSIQQLNDEFERVVTAVNALELDALKQGTGFSPKLEAAPLDAANDVTFSPDPELTARLNAELRTTVSDFPLAVNDYVAGFINYFTKSPGGHVHLLRSLERAGKYKDMIQKILREEGVPQDLIYLAVAESGFQPQALNGKSGAGGMWQFMPFAGAYGLTRNGWVDERFDPEKSSRAYARYIKELYNQFGDWYLALAAYDWGPGNVQRAVMRTGYADFWELYRRGNLPGETRNYVPGIIAAIIMAKNPQQYNLTEINPEPPAVYDTVPVGSQVDLRLVADVTNSSVATLVSLNPSLLRLVTPRDMTFDLHIPAGTKDEFQKRISAIPEDKRVSWRFHEVRGGETLSSIAESFHVHASEIASVNDIADGSALDLGDELVIPVAPVNTTSASGAVHIQRYTIRKGDTLITVADRFGVSVEQLRRWNALRSSHVSAGKSLIVSEPVRLAPQGRGARKKSSSAKASTSAKSSSKKTVTASKKPSSSSAKRRR; via the coding sequence GTGCGATCGTCTGCCTCCATGCCGACCCGATTCGGCAAAGTGCTTCTGGGCCTGGCCTGCACCCCCGTGGTGTTTCTTACGGGTTGTCCGCAGCAGCAGCCGGTCAAAGCACCCACTCCTCAGGCTCCGCCTACTATTACGGCTACCCCGGTGCAGCAGCCCGCGGCTTCTCAGGTTCCCGACTATGCCGCCCGCGCCCAGGCTACCCGCGTGCAGCAGCTCATCACCCAGGTCGATCGCAGCTATAACTCCGGTCTGCAGAACTATCGCGCCGGAAGACTCGATGCGGCGCGCATGGACTTCGATGCATCGGTCGATATGATGCTGACCAGCGGTCTGGATATCCGGTCGATTCAGCAGCTCAATGACGAGTTTGAGCGCGTGGTCACCGCGGTGAATGCGCTGGAGCTGGACGCATTGAAGCAGGGCACCGGTTTCTCTCCGAAGCTGGAGGCCGCGCCTCTGGACGCGGCCAATGACGTGACCTTCTCCCCCGATCCGGAGCTGACTGCGAGGTTGAATGCCGAGCTGCGCACCACCGTGTCGGACTTTCCGCTGGCGGTGAATGACTACGTCGCCGGATTCATCAATTACTTCACCAAGTCTCCCGGCGGGCACGTGCACCTGTTGCGGTCGCTGGAGCGTGCCGGTAAGTACAAGGACATGATCCAGAAGATCCTGCGTGAGGAAGGTGTGCCGCAGGACCTGATCTATCTGGCGGTCGCCGAGTCCGGCTTTCAGCCACAGGCATTGAATGGGAAGAGCGGCGCGGGCGGCATGTGGCAGTTTATGCCGTTCGCCGGCGCCTATGGACTTACACGCAATGGCTGGGTGGACGAACGGTTCGACCCGGAGAAGTCCTCGCGCGCTTATGCGCGCTACATCAAGGAGCTCTACAACCAGTTCGGTGACTGGTACCTGGCTCTGGCTGCCTATGACTGGGGTCCGGGTAATGTGCAGCGTGCGGTGATGCGCACCGGCTATGCAGACTTCTGGGAGCTGTACCGGCGCGGCAATCTTCCGGGCGAGACCAGGAACTACGTGCCGGGCATCATCGCGGCCATCATCATGGCGAAGAACCCGCAGCAGTACAACCTGACGGAGATCAATCCGGAGCCGCCGGCGGTGTATGACACAGTGCCGGTCGGCTCGCAGGTGGACCTTCGCCTGGTGGCGGATGTGACGAACTCATCGGTCGCGACCCTGGTGAGCTTGAACCCGAGCCTGCTGCGGCTGGTGACGCCGCGCGATATGACCTTCGATCTCCATATCCCGGCGGGGACAAAGGACGAGTTCCAGAAACGCATCAGCGCCATTCCGGAAGACAAGCGCGTGAGCTGGCGCTTCCATGAGGTGCGTGGCGGCGAGACGCTGAGTTCGATCGCGGAGAGCTTTCACGTCCATGCCTCCGAGATCGCCAGCGTGAACGACATCGCCGATGGAAGCGCGCTCGATCTCGGCGATGAGCTCGTGATTCCAGTGGCTCCCGTGAACACCACCAGCGCATCGGGCGCGGTCCATATCCAGCGTTACACCATACGCAAGGGCGATACGCTCATCACTGTGGCAGACCGCTTCGGTGTCAGCGTGGAGCAGTTGCGGCGCTGGAATGCATTGCGTTCAAGCCACGTGAGCGCAGGCAAATCGCTCATCGTGAGTGAGCCGGTAAGGCTTGCTCCACAGGGGCGCGGAGCTCGCAAGAAATCATCGAGCGCGAAGGCTTCGACATCCGCAAAGAGCTCTTCGAAGAAGACTGTGACGGCATCAAAGAAGCCGTCGAGCTCGTCTGCCAAAAGACGACGGTAA